One window of Pseudomonas sp. ML2-2023-3 genomic DNA carries:
- a CDS encoding GNAT family N-acetyltransferase, with the protein MTAIVYAPLDAPLWPLMNKFYRAHQSSMKAVKDAQLWVARQEDIVAGLCLRPMAHGHWLTGLFVAPALRGQGVAGELVRHAVKACEGPVWLFCDPELQGFYEKLGFSLDVELPHALHERLVRYQRNKAMIALGSTTPGYPAPDQETAPR; encoded by the coding sequence ATGACTGCGATTGTTTACGCCCCGCTTGACGCACCTTTATGGCCGTTAATGAACAAGTTTTACCGTGCCCATCAATCGTCGATGAAAGCGGTCAAGGACGCACAATTATGGGTCGCTCGCCAAGAGGACATTGTCGCCGGATTGTGTCTGCGGCCAATGGCTCACGGCCACTGGCTGACCGGGTTGTTTGTCGCACCAGCACTGCGCGGCCAAGGCGTTGCAGGGGAGCTGGTGAGGCATGCGGTGAAAGCCTGCGAAGGACCGGTCTGGTTGTTCTGCGATCCCGAGCTGCAAGGGTTCTATGAAAAGCTGGGGTTCAGCCTGGACGTGGAGTTGCCCCACGCCCTGCACGAGCGGCTGGTTCGCTATCAACGCAACAAGGCGATGATAGCGCTGGGATCCACTACTCCTGGGTACCCGGCTCCAGATCAGGAAACAGCACCTCGATAA
- the def gene encoding peptide deformylase, whose amino-acid sequence MIREILKMGDERLLRVAEPVPDEMFDTPELWQLIDDMLQTMEHAGGVGLAAPQIGVDLQLVIFGFEHSERYPDAEAVPQTILINPLITPLSPALEEDWEGCLSVPGLRGVVERFHKIRYEGFTPKGEPIVRVAEGFHARVVQHECDHLIGRLYPSRIKDFSKFGFIEVLFPDLEPGTQE is encoded by the coding sequence ATGATTCGTGAAATCTTGAAAATGGGCGATGAGCGTCTATTGCGTGTCGCAGAGCCAGTGCCGGATGAAATGTTCGACACGCCAGAACTCTGGCAATTGATCGACGACATGCTGCAGACCATGGAGCACGCAGGAGGCGTGGGCCTGGCGGCTCCGCAAATCGGGGTTGACCTGCAATTGGTCATCTTTGGATTCGAGCACAGCGAGCGTTACCCGGATGCTGAAGCCGTGCCTCAGACCATCCTGATCAATCCCTTGATCACGCCTCTGAGCCCGGCCCTTGAAGAAGACTGGGAGGGGTGCCTGTCAGTGCCCGGTCTGCGTGGGGTCGTTGAGCGTTTTCACAAGATCCGCTACGAAGGCTTCACGCCCAAGGGTGAGCCGATCGTACGGGTGGCCGAAGGTTTTCATGCGCGGGTGGTACAGCATGAGTGTGATCACCTGATAGGTCGCCTTTATCCGTCACGGATCAAGGATTTCAGCAAGTTCGGTTTTATCGAGGTGCTGTTTCCTGATCTGGAGCCGGGTACCCAGGAGTAG
- a CDS encoding YihY/virulence factor BrkB family protein, with product MFFPGLNGLPLGKVLIRTVKEFIDDEMSTYASALAYQMLFSLFPFILFLIALIGFLHLPDFFTWLRLQSELVLPPQALEQVNPVIDQLQQSKGGLLSVGIVIALWTASAGVRLMMSAMNAAYDVVEGRPIWKRFPLSIFYTIGIAGMLLVAAALMVLGPQVMSWLAGQVGLEDFVVTLWTILRWPVIILLLMVAVALMYYVMPDVEQKFRFITPGSVLAVVVWIIASLGFAFYVKTFADYNAMYGSIGAIIVLLLYFYISSAVLLLGAEMNAVIEHMSAEGKNPGEKTFDESDDPDPKKHVSGLGRDHSLKPTSDEY from the coding sequence ATGTTTTTTCCAGGCTTGAACGGCCTGCCTTTGGGCAAAGTCTTGATCAGAACGGTCAAGGAATTTATCGACGATGAGATGTCGACCTATGCCTCGGCGTTGGCCTATCAAATGCTGTTTTCGTTATTTCCATTCATTCTGTTTCTGATTGCATTGATCGGCTTTTTGCATCTTCCCGATTTCTTTACCTGGCTGCGCCTGCAGTCCGAACTGGTGCTGCCACCGCAAGCGCTGGAACAGGTCAATCCGGTGATCGATCAATTACAGCAATCCAAGGGCGGATTGCTGTCGGTGGGTATCGTGATTGCGTTGTGGACAGCTTCCGCAGGCGTGCGGCTGATGATGAGTGCAATGAATGCCGCTTATGACGTGGTAGAAGGGCGTCCCATCTGGAAGCGTTTTCCGCTGTCGATTTTTTACACCATCGGTATTGCCGGCATGCTGCTGGTTGCTGCGGCACTGATGGTGCTCGGGCCACAGGTGATGAGCTGGCTCGCGGGGCAGGTAGGCCTTGAAGACTTTGTGGTGACGTTGTGGACCATCCTGCGCTGGCCGGTGATCATCCTGCTGCTGATGGTGGCCGTGGCGTTGATGTATTACGTGATGCCCGACGTGGAGCAGAAGTTTCGCTTCATTACGCCGGGCTCGGTGCTGGCAGTGGTGGTATGGATCATCGCGTCATTGGGTTTTGCCTTTTATGTCAAAACCTTCGCGGACTACAACGCCATGTATGGCAGTATCGGGGCAATCATCGTGCTGTTGCTGTACTTCTACATTTCGTCCGCAGTGCTGTTGTTGGGCGCTGAAATGAATGCTGTGATTGAACACATGTCGGCTGAAGGCAAGAATCCGGGTGAGAAGACGTTCGATGAGTCTGACGACCCTGATCCAAAGAAGCATGTCTCCGGCCTTGGGCGCGACCACTCCCTTAAACCCACTTCTGATGAATACTGA